GATATTCGAGATCTCAGAGGAGTGTCGCTGGAGCTGTTCAGTGATTTTCTGCTGTTCGTCGTCGCAAACCTCCTCTTTCCCGGCCGCGATTCGTTTTCGCGTCTCCGAGAGTTCGATGTATTCGTCGAACGCATCAAAGTCGAGTGATGCCTTGTTCCGAAGTTCCTCCGGGCTGGTGAACAAGCTGATGAGGTTCTTCAGGTCGGTAGCGCTGTTATTGATCGGGGTCGCGGTCAGCATGATCATCGTCTTTCCTCGGAGTTGCCTGAGATTCGCGTGTCGTCGCGTCCCCTTGTAGTCGTCATCGTGGTCCGGGTTCGGTCGCCACTTCCCGTAATTCCGGAACCGGTGAGCCTCGTCGATAAGCAGGACGTCGAACTCGTCTTTGAGATCCTGCACCTCATCGTAGGATAGATTCTGGAACTTACTGATACTCATCACATCAAGATGCGTGCCGTCCACCTCTAACCCGAAGTACGGATTGCCGTCTTCGTCAGTGTCGTGCTGGAGTAGGTCTTCCCACTGATCAGTCAGGTTGGCCGGGACAATGAGGAGACAGTGGTCGCCATGTTGGCGGTAGTCGTGGAGGAGTTCACCGCCAATAAATGATTTCCCCAGGCCGACCGAGTCGGAGACGATGCACCCGTTGAACTGGGAGAGCTTTTCCTTTGCACTCTCATACCCGAGCTTCTGGAAGTAGTACAGTGGGCTGTCACGGATGTTGACGTTCCCACTCAGTTCGTCGTAGGCGAGCAGCTTGTAGAGCTCGAACGGCTCGAGATACGTGCCCAGCTCCTCGGATGACGTCTCCTTGTCGGACTCGTCCTCCTGCTGTTCCTTCCAGTCCTGGTACTCATCGCTGTTCTCGATGATTCGGATGATCTCCTCACTGAACTCCTCGGCGTTGGCCCACTGGTTGTCGTACCACTCCTCGAACGCTTCGGCCTTGTGTCGATCCTGACTCGTGAGATTCAGTTCGATGTTATTCTGGTGGCCGCTCTTGGTGAAGTTCGAGGAGCCGACAACTGTAGCGCATGGGCGGGTGTCTTCATCTTCGTCTTGTCCCCAATCTTCATCATCTTCGAGTGGCGCTCGAAATGATGCACCCTTTGCGTGGAAGTAACCGTTTTCAGGATTTCGCACACGGACGCTCACCTCGCCTTCGGCGATAAAGTCTCGTAGCCGGTCTAGTCGCCCGATCTGAGCGTTATTCAGCTCCGAGATGCTTTCTCTCACTTCTCTTTTGAGTTCCTCTTTGAGATTCTGCCCCTCACCGATTTCGTCAGCAGTTCCCCTATTCGTCTGACGGCCCATCAAGATCCGAAGCGGAGCGTGGCCGAGCTCGTCGGGGTCAGCCAGGTTCTCAAGGTCTTCCCGGTAGAGGTCGAATCCTGAGAGATAAAAGTATCCAGTTGCGATACGGCCCTCCTCGATCTGGGGAATAATTCGCTTGTAAGCGTCTTCTAGTGTTCTGTTGGCGTTATCGACAAGCGGAGGAAGCGAGAGCATCGTAATGCCGAGATGTATTCAGTACGCTAACTTAGTGTTTAGTGACCTTAGACTACAGAGGTGTCACCATACTATGGCCAATCAAACTGGCCGAAGATCCCGCCAGCGGACGTCAACGGTGTCACCATTAGCAATCTCAACCCGGAAAAGATAGCCCTCTCGTTGATCACCAGTTACAGTTCCTGCATCGTCTGGGATGATCTCAACGACTGTTCCTCGACGTCCATGGAGGCGCTCGTGATCTGGATCTGTCTCGTCCGGGACATCGATTCGGACCGTGTCTCCAATATCGAATCGTTTCATAGTAGGTGTCATCAGCTCCGAATCCAGAATAGCCCTATCGAACCAACCATAACGGTTGCACCGATTATTAGCCCGACTGTCGTCGGAGACGGCAGAGAATAGCCTGCACCCGTGAGCAAAGGAGTTAGAATGAACCCGCCAGCGTATCCTCCGATAGTAAGGTATCCAGCGGCAAGGAGACGGACAAACCACTGTTCAACAATCGTATGCGAGCGGTGATCTGGGTCTTCATCAGGTCGAGGCTCAACGATTTCCGGATCAGGCTTTTCCCGCTTGAGGTATCGCCATTCATCAAGATACATTCGGACAGGAAGGGCAGATTCGATTTGGTTGAGAATAGCATATCGGGCCTTGTTCAGCCGGCGATACGACTGTAAACTCTGATACCAAAAGTAACAGATCAGACTTCCAAATCCAGAGGCGAATAGAACGATTGCAGCACTCGTAGTCGTCAAATTTCCTCGGGCGAGAGCGAAGAGTCCGGCAGTATCGACGTCAAAATCAAGCCAAAAAATCGGTTCATCTGAACCCGCTGATTCGCAGTTTCGATTGCCACCTCCCCATAGTGGATGTATTGATCCATCAAGCGGTCCGTCTCTTCGTTGTTCAGATTCGTTAACGGTCCATCCCCTACGGTATCGGAATCGGTCGGTTCGGCCGGGTCACCACCAGTAACCTCTTCGGGGTGTTCCGGCTCCGTTTCAGGCGTGTCTTTGTCCTCGGTATTTTCGCCAAAATTTGCATTATTCGGCTCGCTCTCACCAGGAGTCTCGTCAGCAGATTCAGGCATATTCCGCTAAGGTGTCGACGAATGATGCTTTGTGCCATTCTGGGAATAGGGAACTGTAGAAACAGTTTAGATCCAGACGCTGTTCGGAAACCGCCATTATGCTCTCCGCGTAGTGCCCATACTGGTTGATGAGCGTCTCATCACGCACTGGCCGTCTGAGTGAAGATCGTGTACAGCCATCCCCCTGCATTGGGCCATACTCGTCCGAGGGTAGATCATGCATGCTTCGCGATGGCGTTCACGATAGACTTCTGCCGCCAACCGACAATCTCATCGGCTTCCTCCTTTACCACTGCTGGAAGTCGCTCGTTCCCGTTCGGTCGCACACCGATAATGGGTTTCTCGAAGTGGTCTGCCATCTCAATCTCCTCCTCGATCCACTCGCTGTGCGAGACGTACATCCCAGCGACGACGACGACCACATTTGCCTGCCCAACCTGCTGATAGAGCTGCTGACGAAGATCATTCTTATCTTCGAACTCCATCGGATCGTCCTCTGGGACACTGAAGTTCTGCCAGTCCAGTCGATTTTCATCATCGAGGAACTCCTCAATGCGTTCACGCTGCTCGGAGTACTTCCACGAGTGACTCACAAACACCCGATACGGTCGATCTTCCAGAGGGAGACGCGGCTGTGTCGACGTGCCGGTCTCATCTGTTGTTGAACCAGATGAAACTAGGCCACCAAGTCCCTGAGCGCCCTTGTATGTGAAATAGCCTGCTACGGCAGCAGCGATAATGAGTTCCGGAGCATCGTGCCAGAGATAACGAAGTGGGTCGTCATGCGGATCATGATCGACTTGTCCACCTTTCCAGTCCGCATATCCGGCGAGGAGTTCTTTTCCAAGGTCGACGACATCGGGGTTTTGCTGGTTTGCGGTTGGAACTGATGTTGTATCGGATTCATCAGTAGTTTCCTCAAACAGGCCAGCAAACGGATCGTCTTCCCCGTTTGATTTGATAAGGGCATTCACGTCAAGGCTTCCAGTGGGGCTTTGCACCTCGACGGTCGGGACGTTGGTGACAGGGTCGTTTTCGTTGGGTGTCACAGGCGATACATCGCAATTTGGGTATTTAAACCCAAGGGGGATATTTGCTATTCAGGAAGGTTCGTGTTTCCGCGAACTTCCGAAAAGCCGCCACTTCAGAGTTCTACAGAATCACCACCAGGAGACCCAGTACCCAACCGGTGGCCAATTGTTGAAATTTGCTTTCCGGAAACAGCCCGGTCACGTATTTATGGCCTGAGGCAGAACCAGTCATTTACTAACACAATGATCCGCGATGCTCGCGTTCTCCGCGCCGGGTTCGTCCCTCGGGAAGTTGAGCATCGCGACGCGGAAGTCAACCACCTCTCCAGTGTTCTCGAGCCCATCACGAACGGAGAACCAGCCGACACAGCCATCGTCACCGGACCCAGTGGGACGGGGAAGACGTGTATCTCGAAATTCGTCACGGAACGGCTGCGTGAAGAGGTCCTCGACGTCGAGGCCATATACGTCAACTGTTGGCGCAACTACACCCGGTTCCGCACGCTCTACCAGATCCTCGACGATCTCGGCGCGACCATCGATATCCACCGGCAGTCGACGCCTCACGACGAACTCGTCGACCGCCTCCAACAGCACGATGGCCCGCGAACGGTGGTCATCCTCGACGAGGTCGACCAGCTAGAGGACCCCAGCGTCATTTACGACCTCCACAGCCTGCCACAGTTCGCGATTATCTGTATCGCGAACAAGGAAGAGGAGCTGTTCAGCCGCGTCGACGACCGCCTCGTGAGCCGCCTGCGATCCAGCGAGCACGTCCGGATGGACAAGTACCACGACGAGCAGCTGTACGACATCCTGAGTGCTCGTGCGAAATGGGGTCTCGACGAGAACGTCATCACCGACGACCAGCTCTACCGGATCGCCGACGCGGCCGCCGGCGACGCCCGCCTCGCAATCGGCATCCTTCGAACGGCCGCCGGCAAGGCTGATCGCGAGAACCACGAGCACATCACCGACGACATTCTCCTGAACGCCGCCGAGGATGCCCGAGCCCAAATCAAGCAGAAGAGCCTCGATTCACTCACGCCGCACCAGCGCGTCGTCTACGACATCGTTCGCGAGCACGGCCCGGTCGGGCCGAGCGAGATCCACGAGCGCTACTCCGAGGCCGTCGATGACCCCCGGACGAAACGGACTATCCGCACGTACCTCTCGAAGATGGAGCAGTACAACCTCCTCGAGGCGGAGGGGACGAGTCGGGATCGAGAGTACTCGCTCGTCGATTCGTCCGCTGCGTCGCCGATGCAGTAACCGTTATGCCGTCACCTATCAGGAGCTGAACTCGCTGAGGCCCGATTGCTCGTGGTCCAGCGGCTCGATGACCTGAGAATCGTCGTTGCCGGGATTGTTGACCTGCGTCGAGATTTCGTAAGCGTCTAGATCGTCCTTCGGATACGGCTGGCACAGTTCCTTGCGGGTATCCGGGTCTGCGGCGAGCCAGTCGGACTCAGCGTCCTGTGGGAGGACGACCGGCATCCGGTCGTGGATGGGGATCATCAGGTCGTTCGGCTCCGTCGTGAGAATTGTGACGCAAGAGATCATCTTGTCGTCGCCCTCCCAGACGTCCCAGAGGCCGGCCATCGCGAACGCGGGGTCGTCCTCGCGGTAAATCCGGTAGGGCTGTTTCAACCCGCCGTTCGGTGATTTCCATTCGTAGAACCCTGACGAGAGGACCAGACAGGGACGGGTTTCCCATGCCTGCTCGAAGACGCGTTTCTCGTCGGCAGTCTCGGAGCGAGCGTTGATGATGCCCTCCTCGGGCTCATCCGCCCAGAACGGAATCAGCCCCCAGTGGTAAGCGTCAATCTTGTCTGGAGCCTCGTTCGTGATGATGTGGAGGTCGTCGCCGGGCGCGATGTTGTATCGGGGTGTGTACCCGCCGTCCGTGACGGCCTCGGCGTCGAAGCGAGTCTCGAGGTCGGCTTGGTCGATGAAGAGAGAGTTTCGGCCACACATACCTGAGAGTTCGGAGGGAGGCATCTTCAACATGGTCGCACAGGAACTTCGCGGCGCCGACGTACTTAACCAACATACGCCCCGTCACGCACAGAGTGTTGGTTAACGGAGGCAGTACTAGACAAGCCTGATTCTGGAAACTTCTCGGAAACGAGCGCACAACCGCAAAAATTCGGCGACTGTTTCACCCATACAGTACCTCTAGCAATCCAGCTAAGCACTCGAGTTGATTCTGGGCAATATACACCCGGAATTCGATGGGCGACGACAGAGTATTTATACTCTTCTTTCGTTCTGGTGACCATGTCCAGACAGGTCTCGGATTATTTGTCTGAAATAAACGACCACATCTTTCTTCCCGGCCTCCAGCGGGAGTTTGTCTGGAATCCCAGGCAGATTGAGGAACTGTTCGATTCATTGATTCGAGACTATCCAATCGGAGCCATAACTGAATGGAGAGTTCGAGCGGCCAATATCAGCGACTACAACTCGTATAATTTCCTGCGGATGTACGTTGCCGATGACTATCGGCCACCGGATCCAGTTTTGGCGGAATACGACCTCTACAATCAGGAGGTTGAAGACAAAGAACCGGAGATTCTGATTATAGACGGCCAGCAGCGCTTGAACTCGCTCTATATCGGTGTCGAGGGGGGAATTACAGTATATAATGGCGGGCGGGGGAAGCCCAGTGATCAGCTCCAGTACTGGGAAGGCCAGCGGCTGTGTGTTGACCTATTCGGTCACCCAGAGTACGATCGCGACGATACAGCAGGCGACTACGAGTTTGAGTTCAAATCGACAGGGAAGTTTGGAGGAACGGACGAGACGGGCTATACCATGACCGGCGACACGCGACACCTGTGGATGCCGGTCGGGGAGTTATGGAACGGAGGCGACGAAGGGAGCTCCGGGAACTCCACGGTACTTGAGGGAAGATCGCTTAGCGAAGTCGTCGATGAATACGTGGATACCGCCGAACTGAGGGCGGACAACGAAACCCGCTACCAACTGCGCAGTATTTCGATGGCCGTCGCGAGAGACATTACGAGCAACGTTCTACAGGACGATCTCGAAACTGAC
Above is a window of Halorussus vallis DNA encoding:
- a CDS encoding TIR domain-containing protein; amino-acid sequence: MTPNENDPVTNVPTVEVQSPTGSLDVNALIKSNGEDDPFAGLFEETTDESDTTSVPTANQQNPDVVDLGKELLAGYADWKGGQVDHDPHDDPLRYLWHDAPELIIAAAVAGYFTYKGAQGLGGLVSSGSTTDETGTSTQPRLPLEDRPYRVFVSHSWKYSEQRERIEEFLDDENRLDWQNFSVPEDDPMEFEDKNDLRQQLYQQVGQANVVVVVAGMYVSHSEWIEEEIEMADHFEKPIIGVRPNGNERLPAVVKEEADEIVGWRQKSIVNAIAKHA
- a CDS encoding SOS response-associated peptidase — its product is MCGRNSLFIDQADLETRFDAEAVTDGGYTPRYNIAPGDDLHIITNEAPDKIDAYHWGLIPFWADEPEEGIINARSETADEKRVFEQAWETRPCLVLSSGFYEWKSPNGGLKQPYRIYREDDPAFAMAGLWDVWEGDDKMISCVTILTTEPNDLMIPIHDRMPVVLPQDAESDWLAADPDTRKELCQPYPKDDLDAYEISTQVNNPGNDDSQVIEPLDHEQSGLSEFSS
- a CDS encoding RipA family octameric membrane protein codes for the protein MTTTSAAIVLFASGFGSLICYFWYQSLQSYRRLNKARYAILNQIESALPVRMYLDEWRYLKREKPDPEIVEPRPDEDPDHRSHTIVEQWFVRLLAAGYLTIGGYAGGFILTPLLTGAGYSLPSPTTVGLIIGATVMVGSIGLFWIRS
- a CDS encoding Cdc6/Cdc18 family protein; translated protein: MIRDARVLRAGFVPREVEHRDAEVNHLSSVLEPITNGEPADTAIVTGPSGTGKTCISKFVTERLREEVLDVEAIYVNCWRNYTRFRTLYQILDDLGATIDIHRQSTPHDELVDRLQQHDGPRTVVILDEVDQLEDPSVIYDLHSLPQFAIICIANKEEELFSRVDDRLVSRLRSSEHVRMDKYHDEQLYDILSARAKWGLDENVITDDQLYRIADAAAGDARLAIGILRTAAGKADRENHEHITDDILLNAAEDARAQIKQKSLDSLTPHQRVVYDIVREHGPVGPSEIHERYSEAVDDPRTKRTIRTYLSKMEQYNLLEAEGTSRDREYSLVDSSAASPMQ